In the Bombus pyrosoma isolate SC7728 linkage group LG15, ASM1482585v1, whole genome shotgun sequence genome, one interval contains:
- the LOC122575407 gene encoding F-box only protein 28 isoform X1, protein MVSTRQSSSMGGSNGGGPAAEVTDVNSSRRQQSVAMTSSYTGASVSEPPPYSNLNLLDLPVEILDKIFSYLDYNTVAHLRPVCHQMDRVCGSILNSTFQKLQAQMLSRFQAIKAQMPRRESARRNHPLACESDIIETLHMRLTLLQMSFGKHIERKHCCFFPGEILDEVNRILHYIRVTPKLARPYKVTDELFDLSTMAMEYFKERIEPTLPEIPYFGADFLDLAGTFSSSSNVNKPFMCLDSAPLAVGTGKSGSNSGEGSPPHSSDDPGLLESNVSPPQSNMVLRKRIRKIKQGMKRYNSQLTLMRRDLRSCKAKIAEQQKQIVEYATRLDENDKKNEETSRKFSTLLQVFTKELNKCKTELQYWRSKSPAIPVCVVCGQSVLVPTEDLQALTNQGVLPETLDEGLDFIPIADAQSLTEVAPQPPVTQQPSSPPPPAPPQPTVEMAPPKAPVPSLLSKRKSTTEEAPSDAGKKPRRTAKSRQVKRSKI, encoded by the exons ATGGTGTCAACTCGTCAGTCAAGTAGTATGGGTGGAAGTAATGGAGGTGGGCCGGCTGCTGAAGTTACAGATGTGAATTCATCCAGAAGACAACAATCTGTAGCAATGACTAGCTCATACACTGGAGCATCTGTTTCGGAGCCACCTCCTTATAGTAATTTAAACCTCCTTGATTTACCAGTTGAAATCCTTGATAAGATTTTTAGCTATTTGGATTATAATACAGTGGCTCATTTACGTCCT gTTTGTCATCAGATGGATCGTGTTTGTGGATCGATATTGAATTCTACTTTTCAAAAGCTTCAGGCACAAATGTTGAGTCGTTTTCAGGCAATTAAAGCACAGATGCCAAGGCGTGAATCTGCACGCCGTAATCATCCATTAGCTTGTGAGTCAGATATTATTGAAACCCTTCATATGCGTCTTACCTTGCTCCAAATGAGTTTTGGAAAGCACATTGAACGTAAACATTGTTGTTTTTTTCCTGGAGAG attttaGATGAAGTTAAccgtattttacattatataagaGTTACTCCAAAATTAGCCAGACCATACAAAGTTACAGATGAGTTGTTTGATTTAAGTACTATGGCTATGGAGTACTTTAAAGAACGTATTGAACCAACATTACCTGAAATTCCCTACTTTGGAGCAGATTTCCTAGATCTTGCTGGGACATTCTCCT CTTCTAGTAATGTGAACAAGCCATTCATGTGCCTAGACTCTGCACCTTTAGCTGTTGGAACTGGTAAATCAGGAAGCAATAGTGGAGAAGGTTCCCCTCCACACTCTTCGGATGATCCTGGTCTCTTAGAATCTAATGTGTCACCTCCACAGTCGAATATGGTGTTACGAAAACGGATTCGTAAAATTAAACAAGGCATGAAGCGATATAATAGTCAACTAACATTAATGCGTAGAGATTTGAGGAGTTGCAAAGCAAAGATAGCAGAACAACAGAAACAGATTGTTGAATATGCTACACGTCTTGATGAAAACGACAAGAAGAACGAGGAAACCTCTCGTAAATTTAGCACACTCCTACAGGTATTTACTAAG GAATTGAACAAGTGTAAAACAGAGCTTCAGTATTGGCGATCTAAGTCTCCGGCGATACCCGTATGTGTAGTCTGTGGGCAATCTGTGCTAGTCCCAACGGAGGATTTACAAGCTTTAACGAATCAAGGTGTATTACCAGAAACGCTTGATGAAGGATTAGACTTCATTCCCATAGCGGATGCACAGAGCCTTACCGAAGTGGCACCACAACCACCAGTTACACAACAACCATCGTCACCACCACCGCCAGCGCCGCCACAACCAACCGTGGAAATGGCACCACCAAAGGCTCCTGTGCCTTCACTACTTTCAAAACGGAAATCCACCACAGAGGAAGCACCGAGTGACGCTGGAAAGAAACCTCGTCGTACTGCCAAGTCACGCCAAGTTAAACGCTCGAAGATATAA
- the LOC122575407 gene encoding F-box only protein 28 isoform X2 has protein sequence MVSTRQSSSMGGSNGGGPAAEVTDVNSSRRQQSVAMTSSYTGASVSEPPPYSNLNLLDLPVEILDKIFSYLDYNTVAHLRPVCHQMDRVCGSILNSTFQKLQAQMLSRFQAIKAQMPRRESARRNHPLACESDIIETLHMRLTLLQMSFGKHIERKHCCFFPGEILDEVNRILHYIRVTPKLARPYKVTDELFDLSTMAMEYFKERIEPTLPEIPYFGADFLDLAGTFSSSSNVNKPFMCLDSAPLAVGTGKSGSNSGEGSPPHSSDDPGLLESNVSPPQSNMVLRKRIRKIKQGMKRYNSQLTLMRRDLRSCKAKIAEQQKQIVEYATRLDENDKKNEETSRKFSTLLQELNKCKTELQYWRSKSPAIPVCVVCGQSVLVPTEDLQALTNQGVLPETLDEGLDFIPIADAQSLTEVAPQPPVTQQPSSPPPPAPPQPTVEMAPPKAPVPSLLSKRKSTTEEAPSDAGKKPRRTAKSRQVKRSKI, from the exons ATGGTGTCAACTCGTCAGTCAAGTAGTATGGGTGGAAGTAATGGAGGTGGGCCGGCTGCTGAAGTTACAGATGTGAATTCATCCAGAAGACAACAATCTGTAGCAATGACTAGCTCATACACTGGAGCATCTGTTTCGGAGCCACCTCCTTATAGTAATTTAAACCTCCTTGATTTACCAGTTGAAATCCTTGATAAGATTTTTAGCTATTTGGATTATAATACAGTGGCTCATTTACGTCCT gTTTGTCATCAGATGGATCGTGTTTGTGGATCGATATTGAATTCTACTTTTCAAAAGCTTCAGGCACAAATGTTGAGTCGTTTTCAGGCAATTAAAGCACAGATGCCAAGGCGTGAATCTGCACGCCGTAATCATCCATTAGCTTGTGAGTCAGATATTATTGAAACCCTTCATATGCGTCTTACCTTGCTCCAAATGAGTTTTGGAAAGCACATTGAACGTAAACATTGTTGTTTTTTTCCTGGAGAG attttaGATGAAGTTAAccgtattttacattatataagaGTTACTCCAAAATTAGCCAGACCATACAAAGTTACAGATGAGTTGTTTGATTTAAGTACTATGGCTATGGAGTACTTTAAAGAACGTATTGAACCAACATTACCTGAAATTCCCTACTTTGGAGCAGATTTCCTAGATCTTGCTGGGACATTCTCCT CTTCTAGTAATGTGAACAAGCCATTCATGTGCCTAGACTCTGCACCTTTAGCTGTTGGAACTGGTAAATCAGGAAGCAATAGTGGAGAAGGTTCCCCTCCACACTCTTCGGATGATCCTGGTCTCTTAGAATCTAATGTGTCACCTCCACAGTCGAATATGGTGTTACGAAAACGGATTCGTAAAATTAAACAAGGCATGAAGCGATATAATAGTCAACTAACATTAATGCGTAGAGATTTGAGGAGTTGCAAAGCAAAGATAGCAGAACAACAGAAACAGATTGTTGAATATGCTACACGTCTTGATGAAAACGACAAGAAGAACGAGGAAACCTCTCGTAAATTTAGCACACTCCTACAG GAATTGAACAAGTGTAAAACAGAGCTTCAGTATTGGCGATCTAAGTCTCCGGCGATACCCGTATGTGTAGTCTGTGGGCAATCTGTGCTAGTCCCAACGGAGGATTTACAAGCTTTAACGAATCAAGGTGTATTACCAGAAACGCTTGATGAAGGATTAGACTTCATTCCCATAGCGGATGCACAGAGCCTTACCGAAGTGGCACCACAACCACCAGTTACACAACAACCATCGTCACCACCACCGCCAGCGCCGCCACAACCAACCGTGGAAATGGCACCACCAAAGGCTCCTGTGCCTTCACTACTTTCAAAACGGAAATCCACCACAGAGGAAGCACCGAGTGACGCTGGAAAGAAACCTCGTCGTACTGCCAAGTCACGCCAAGTTAAACGCTCGAAGATATAA
- the LOC122575865 gene encoding carbonic anhydrase 2-like, whose product MAFLIVTLGLLLSSNLIAAGSVSYDATKAPSVWTKEDDDTCVGKFQSPIDIEENNVDLASYPDLEFSGLQKPHKALIMNNGHTVMIHSIDPESPEISGASLNSTYVFEQLHFHWGDNDSLGSEDLINNHSYSMEMHAVFWKKVYGTYDEAIKHDDGLSVLGYWYQATNEPNPLFALIVPQILEIKKAGSNGALRDSSVLSKLIAPDLASAQDYFTYKGSLTTPPCLEIVQWIDFAKPQHISHEQLAAFRSIQSFNGEDVTHNFRPVQPLDGRTVYRNVRNAQTTAAPALAKKPEMMNPPAPKKVNTNTLEEAPVDNKKDNGHSGASMWTMSPFAVILAATLVLPYQ is encoded by the exons ATGGCTTTCTTAATTGTCACGCTGGGGCTCCTATTGTCGTCGA ATTTGATCGCAGCCGGTAGTGTCAGCTACGATGCCACTAAAG CTCCTTCAGTATGGACCAAAGAAGATGATGATACGTGCGTTGGGAAATTTCAATCTCCGATTGACATAGAAGAGAACAATGTTGACCTTGCGTCTTACCCGGACTTGGAATTTTCCGGTCTTCAGAAACCCCATAAAGCTCTCATAATGAACAATGGCCATACAG TGATGATCCACAGTATCGATCCTGAATCTCCTGAGATATCTGGGGCGTCCCTCAACAGCACGTACGTGTTCGAACAATTGCACTTCCACTGGGGAGACAATGACAGTCTAGGATCCGAGGATCTGATAAATAATCACTCGTACTCCATGGAAATGCACGCAGTATTCTGGAAGAAGGTATATGGCACCTACGACGAAGCCATAAAGCACGACGATGGTCTCAGTGTACTTGGATACTGGTACCAG GCCACGAATGAGCCGAATCCATTGTTCGCATTGATCGTGCCgcaaatattggaaataaaaaaggcTGGTAGCAATGGGGCGTTAAGGGATAGCAGTGTTCTAAGCAAATTGATCGCTCCTGATCTTGCATCAGCGCaagattattttacatataaaggATCACTGACCACACCTCCTTGTCTGGAGATCGTTCAGTGGATCGACTTTGCGAAACCTCAACATATTTCCCACGAACAG CTGGCTGCATTCCGTTCTATTCAATCCTTTAATGGCGAAGATGTAACGCATAATTTCCGCCCAGTACAACCCTTGGACGGTAGAACGGTTTATCGTAATGTCCGAAATGCACAAACTACCGCAGCTCCAGCTCTTGCCAAGAAACCAGAAATGATGAATCCTCCTGCACCTAAGAAAGTGAATACTAATACACTTGAAGAGGCTCCTGTAGATAATAAGAAAGATAATGGACATTCTGGGGCAAGCATGTGGACTATGTCAC CATTTGCAGTGATACTTGCAGCCACTCTTGTCTTACCATATCAATAA